A portion of the Microlunatus phosphovorus NM-1 genome contains these proteins:
- a CDS encoding GNAT family N-acetyltransferase, with protein sequence MIRSFADRDTERVWRRESSKRLDPRIHKTMNRKLHLLPRHRSTRCEFLQENRLEALKGDRAGQHSIQMGDLEAVHAFASDPVVCRYTTWGPNTLADTRAFLEDAMVGRVGECSLAVVRQDQVIGSAAVWTTSVTDRAGEMGYTIARSHWAQGHATEVAGLLLDLGFSRLGLERLAATCDPENAASARVLEKAGLQHEGRLRGNVLVRGRRRDSLIFGVLRTDLRGEAP encoded by the coding sequence GTGATCAGGTCCTTCGCAGACCGCGACACTGAACGCGTCTGGCGGCGGGAGTCGTCGAAGAGACTCGATCCGCGCATACACAAGACGATGAATCGAAAGTTGCACCTGCTGCCGCGCCATCGCTCGACGCGCTGCGAGTTCCTCCAGGAAAACCGCTTGGAGGCGCTCAAAGGCGATCGGGCCGGCCAGCACAGCATCCAGATGGGCGATCTTGAGGCCGTGCATGCTTTCGCTTCTGATCCCGTGGTGTGCAGGTACACGACCTGGGGCCCGAACACTTTGGCCGACACGAGGGCGTTCCTGGAAGACGCCATGGTCGGCCGTGTCGGCGAGTGCTCGCTGGCGGTGGTTCGACAGGATCAAGTGATCGGTTCGGCCGCCGTGTGGACCACGAGTGTGACGGACCGTGCTGGCGAGATGGGTTACACGATCGCCCGGTCGCATTGGGCTCAAGGGCATGCGACAGAAGTGGCGGGACTGCTGCTCGATCTCGGCTTCAGCCGACTCGGGCTCGAACGTCTGGCCGCAACCTGCGATCCGGAGAACGCTGCTTCGGCCAGGGTGCTCGAAAAAGCTGGGCTACAGCACGAAGGAAGGCTCCGCGGGAACGTCCTGGTGCGAGGCCGTCGCCGGGACTCGCTCATATTCGGCGTGCTCCGTACAGACCTGCGAGGAGAGGCTCCTTGA
- a CDS encoding sulfite exporter TauE/SafE family protein, giving the protein MTASLLVLFFVGLAVGVTTVLFGFGGGFVTVPIILLVDAARGPDALRIAVATSALVMLVGAIVATAATRRSVLAHLRGRRRLFVLLAVGGAAGAVGALFVPDVVPRWGFVIYIGVTVVDLLLRPGFLPERRTTRRLENGRGARKTSGRPLPDGWGLPIGGCAAFLGVGGSVMTVPMMRRSGMEMGVATSLANPLTIAIAAPAMVVAAAFGGGVASAPGLIGTVDVASALALLAGAIPVIVLLRRRPPKIPDAVHSWAYLALLVVAASTVAITG; this is encoded by the coding sequence GTGACGGCGTCGCTCCTGGTTCTCTTCTTCGTCGGGCTGGCGGTCGGCGTGACCACCGTGCTGTTCGGCTTCGGCGGCGGCTTCGTCACGGTTCCGATCATCCTGCTCGTCGACGCGGCGCGAGGACCCGATGCACTGCGCATCGCCGTCGCCACCTCGGCGCTGGTCATGCTCGTGGGTGCGATCGTCGCGACGGCGGCGACGCGGCGGAGTGTCCTCGCCCATCTCCGCGGTCGTCGACGGCTGTTCGTGCTGCTCGCGGTCGGCGGCGCGGCAGGCGCGGTCGGCGCCCTGTTCGTGCCTGACGTCGTCCCGCGGTGGGGTTTCGTGATCTACATCGGTGTCACCGTTGTCGATCTGCTCCTCCGTCCAGGGTTCCTCCCAGAGCGAAGGACGACGCGACGATTGGAGAACGGGAGAGGGGCGAGGAAAACGAGCGGTCGCCCGCTCCCGGATGGCTGGGGGCTCCCGATCGGCGGGTGCGCAGCCTTCCTTGGCGTCGGCGGAAGCGTGATGACTGTGCCGATGATGCGACGCTCCGGCATGGAGATGGGCGTGGCGACCTCGTTGGCGAACCCACTGACCATCGCGATCGCGGCGCCGGCCATGGTGGTGGCGGCCGCGTTCGGCGGTGGCGTCGCCTCCGCCCCTGGTCTGATCGGGACGGTCGACGTTGCCTCGGCACTTGCGCTGCTGGCAGGGGCGATCCCCGTCATCGTCCTGCTGCGGCGACGACCGCCGAAGATCCCCGATGCTGTGCACAGCTGGGCATACCTCGCCCTGCTCGTCGTGGCCGCGAGCACCGTGGCGATCACTGGCTGA
- a CDS encoding M18 family aminopeptidase, with product MSAALEHARDLAEFVTASPTSFHAAAEGRQRLTAAGFSVVDERAAFETAPGAYVLVRDGALLAWRIPAGAGPGTPYRIVGAHTDSPGFVLKPRPDISASGWQQLGMEVYGGPLLNSWLDRELGLAGRVILTSGEQRLVRTGAIMRIPQLAIHLDRSVNDEGIKLDRQLHTAPVWSVGRSDLRIMDQIALLVGCASDDIAGADLSAYATTPPEIFGPTDEFLASGRLDNLSSVHAGLAALISTAEADASDTSAAGSEAITMLAAFDHEEVGSASRSGAAGPLLADVLSRISAALGASLDDHQRALAGSICLSADTGHAVHPNYAQRHDPANRPLLNGGPLLKINANQRYATDAVGAASWRRACDAAGVPIQEFVSNNAVPCGSTIGPLTATRLGIRTVDVGIPLLSMHSARELAGVRDPLHLRRAIEAFFQQR from the coding sequence GTGAGCGCAGCCCTGGAACATGCCCGAGATCTCGCGGAATTCGTCACTGCCTCGCCGACCTCGTTCCACGCCGCGGCCGAAGGGCGGCAGAGGCTGACCGCGGCCGGGTTCAGCGTCGTCGATGAGCGAGCGGCCTTCGAGACGGCTCCCGGGGCCTACGTGCTGGTGCGTGACGGTGCCCTGCTGGCCTGGCGGATTCCAGCCGGTGCCGGACCAGGTACGCCGTACCGGATTGTCGGAGCCCATACAGACTCGCCCGGGTTCGTGTTGAAGCCGCGGCCCGATATCTCTGCCTCGGGCTGGCAGCAGCTGGGCATGGAGGTCTACGGCGGGCCGCTGCTCAACTCGTGGCTGGACCGGGAGTTGGGCCTGGCCGGTCGGGTCATCCTGACCAGCGGCGAGCAGCGGCTGGTTCGAACCGGCGCCATCATGCGCATCCCCCAGCTTGCGATCCATCTGGACCGGTCCGTCAACGACGAGGGCATCAAACTGGACCGACAGTTGCACACTGCCCCGGTGTGGAGTGTCGGCCGATCCGATCTGAGGATCATGGACCAGATCGCGTTGCTGGTCGGTTGCGCATCCGACGACATCGCCGGAGCCGATCTGTCGGCGTACGCGACGACGCCGCCGGAGATCTTCGGCCCGACAGATGAGTTCCTCGCCTCCGGCCGGCTGGACAACCTGTCCAGTGTGCATGCCGGGCTGGCGGCATTGATCAGCACAGCCGAGGCCGATGCATCGGACACCAGCGCCGCAGGCAGCGAGGCGATCACGATGCTGGCTGCTTTCGACCATGAGGAGGTCGGCAGCGCCTCTCGTTCTGGCGCGGCCGGACCGCTGTTGGCTGACGTCCTCAGTCGCATCTCGGCGGCTCTGGGTGCCTCGCTCGACGACCATCAGCGGGCATTGGCCGGGTCGATCTGCCTCTCGGCAGACACCGGTCACGCTGTCCATCCGAACTATGCACAGCGACACGATCCGGCCAATCGGCCGTTGCTCAACGGCGGTCCACTGCTCAAGATCAATGCCAATCAGCGGTACGCGACCGATGCCGTGGGCGCTGCCAGTTGGCGGCGAGCCTGTGATGCCGCCGGTGTGCCGATCCAGGAGTTCGTCTCGAACAACGCCGTACCGTGTGGCAGCACCATAGGGCCGCTGACCGCCACCCGGCTGGGTATCCGTACCGTCGACGTCGGCATCCCGCTGCTGTCCATGCATTCCGCGCGCGAGTTGGCCGGCGTCAGGGATCCGCTGCACCTGCGTCGGGCGATCGAGGCGTTCTTCCAACAGCGCTGA
- the rmuC gene encoding DNA recombination protein RmuC has product MDITTMVALVAGVILGAVGGCGIAYVVSRSRQQTDVARTEADDAKQEAYLAQARTEATQARAETAHARAEMAQARTDVAEARALASAAQAEAAEVSAAVARAEAERDAAVAHAKALAGDREQLLAQFKVLSHETIERQTRTADAQAEARLKATEQLLSPVKETLHRFADRLGEVEKQRVAIAADLRTQVQNVQQTGEQLRRETHALTTALRKPQVRGAWGELQLQRVVELAGMVEHCDFIRQRTDTADDRVIRPDLRVDLSEGKFVYVDAKVPLTAFLDAQETDDARLREEAMGRFAQNVRSHVDQLGGKRYWQSGVGSPEFVVLFLPSEALAAEAFAVLPDLHEYAARKDVVLATPTTLIALLRAVAYGWKQAKLAENAADVLQLGRELHDRLGTLGSRFDKLGRALRTSVTAYNDTIATMEGRVLVKARQFTELKVSDAELKALTSVDDPVRQIQAPELVDDAVQVAPIVGRSRRAPRRGAQPDKEVLPESDALRRADPELFELVSADELPAVDADQNRASS; this is encoded by the coding sequence ATGGACATCACCACCATGGTCGCGTTGGTCGCCGGCGTGATCCTCGGCGCCGTTGGCGGTTGCGGAATCGCCTACGTCGTCAGTCGCAGCCGGCAGCAGACCGACGTCGCCCGGACCGAGGCCGACGACGCCAAACAGGAGGCCTATCTGGCACAGGCGAGGACTGAGGCGACCCAGGCTCGCGCCGAGACCGCACATGCCCGCGCCGAGATGGCGCAGGCGAGGACCGATGTCGCCGAAGCCCGCGCCCTCGCATCCGCTGCCCAGGCGGAGGCAGCCGAGGTATCGGCCGCAGTCGCTCGGGCCGAAGCCGAACGGGACGCCGCAGTGGCACATGCCAAAGCGCTCGCCGGCGACCGCGAACAGTTGCTCGCCCAGTTCAAGGTGTTGTCCCACGAGACCATCGAGCGGCAGACCAGGACCGCCGACGCGCAGGCCGAGGCTCGACTGAAGGCCACCGAGCAGTTGCTCAGCCCGGTCAAGGAGACGCTGCACCGGTTCGCCGATCGGCTCGGCGAGGTGGAGAAGCAGCGGGTGGCCATCGCTGCGGACCTGCGCACGCAGGTGCAGAACGTCCAGCAGACCGGGGAGCAGCTACGGCGTGAGACGCACGCACTGACCACCGCGCTACGCAAGCCGCAGGTACGCGGGGCCTGGGGCGAGCTGCAACTGCAGCGGGTGGTCGAGCTCGCGGGGATGGTCGAGCATTGTGACTTCATTCGCCAGCGGACCGACACCGCTGACGATCGAGTGATTCGACCAGATCTCCGGGTCGACCTGTCCGAGGGCAAGTTCGTCTATGTCGATGCCAAGGTGCCACTGACGGCTTTCCTCGACGCCCAGGAGACCGACGACGCCCGGCTTCGTGAGGAGGCGATGGGCCGATTCGCCCAGAACGTCCGCAGTCACGTCGACCAGCTCGGCGGCAAGCGCTACTGGCAGTCCGGAGTCGGCAGCCCCGAGTTCGTCGTGCTCTTCCTGCCGAGTGAGGCATTGGCAGCCGAGGCGTTCGCTGTGCTGCCCGACCTCCATGAGTACGCCGCCCGCAAGGACGTCGTGCTTGCCACGCCGACGACACTGATCGCGCTGCTGCGGGCGGTGGCGTACGGCTGGAAGCAGGCGAAGCTGGCCGAGAACGCGGCCGACGTGCTGCAGTTGGGGCGGGAGCTCCACGACCGGCTCGGCACGCTGGGCAGCAGATTCGACAAGCTCGGTCGCGCCCTGCGGACCTCCGTCACGGCCTACAACGACACCATCGCCACGATGGAGGGCCGGGTGCTCGTGAAAGCCAGGCAGTTTACTGAGCTGAAGGTCAGCGATGCCGAGCTGAAGGCGTTGACCAGCGTCGACGATCCGGTGCGTCAGATCCAGGCACCCGAACTCGTCGATGACGCAGTCCAGGTCGCGCCCATCGTGGGTCGGAGCCGGCGGGCTCCACGCCGAGGCGCTCAACCCGACAAGGAGGTGCTGCCTGAGTCCGACGCGCTACGTCGAGCAGACCCGGAGCTGTTCGAACTGGTGTCCGCCGATGAGTTGCCGGCCGTCGACGCAGATCAGAATCGTGCGAGTTCATGA
- the ychF gene encoding redox-regulated ATPase YchF: MALTIGIVGLPNAGKSTLFNALTRNDVLAANYPFATIEPNVGVVGVPDPRLEVLAKIFGSERILPATVSFVDIAGIVRGASQGEGMGNAFLSHIREADAICQVTRVFDDPDVTHVDGKVNPGSDIETISTELILADLQTIEKVLPRLEKEARINKAKVAALQAVKEAQEVLNSGRTVFAAGLDTEPLRELFLLTAKPFLYVFNCDSDELVDEDLKARMRALVAPAEAVFVDAKIESELAEMEPDEAREFLAEMGIDEPGLDHLARVGFDTLGLQTYLTAGPKESRAWTIPKGATAPEAAGVIHTDFQKGFIKAEVVSFDDLVEAGSMQAAKAKGKVRLEGKDYVMADGDVVEFRFSN, encoded by the coding sequence GTGGCACTCACCATCGGCATCGTCGGCCTCCCCAACGCGGGCAAGTCGACTCTCTTCAACGCACTGACCCGCAACGACGTCCTCGCGGCGAACTATCCGTTTGCGACGATCGAGCCCAATGTCGGCGTGGTCGGCGTACCGGATCCGCGGCTGGAGGTGTTGGCGAAGATCTTCGGCTCCGAGCGAATCCTGCCCGCGACGGTGAGCTTCGTCGACATCGCCGGCATCGTACGCGGCGCCAGCCAGGGCGAGGGGATGGGTAACGCCTTCTTGTCGCACATCCGTGAGGCCGACGCGATCTGCCAGGTCACCCGGGTCTTCGACGACCCGGACGTCACCCACGTGGACGGCAAGGTCAACCCGGGCAGTGACATCGAGACCATCTCGACCGAGCTGATCCTGGCCGACCTGCAGACCATCGAGAAGGTGCTGCCGCGGCTGGAGAAGGAGGCCCGGATCAACAAGGCCAAGGTTGCGGCGCTGCAAGCAGTCAAAGAGGCGCAGGAGGTGCTGAACTCCGGCCGTACGGTCTTCGCCGCCGGTTTGGACACCGAGCCATTGCGGGAACTGTTCCTGCTGACCGCGAAGCCGTTCCTGTATGTGTTCAACTGCGATTCCGATGAGCTTGTCGACGAAGACCTCAAGGCCCGGATGCGGGCGCTGGTCGCCCCTGCCGAGGCGGTCTTCGTGGACGCCAAGATCGAGTCTGAGCTGGCCGAGATGGAGCCGGATGAAGCCCGCGAGTTCCTGGCCGAGATGGGCATCGACGAGCCGGGTCTGGACCACCTCGCCCGTGTCGGCTTCGACACCCTCGGACTGCAGACCTATCTGACCGCGGGGCCGAAGGAGTCCCGGGCCTGGACGATCCCGAAGGGCGCGACTGCCCCCGAGGCGGCCGGCGTCATCCACACCGACTTCCAGAAGGGCTTCATCAAGGCCGAGGTCGTCTCCTTTGACGATCTGGTCGAAGCCGGCTCCATGCAGGCCGCCAAGGCCAAAGGCAAGGTCCGGCTGGAGGGCAAGGATTACGTGATGGCTGACGGCGACGTGGTGGAATTTAGGTTTTCGAACTGA
- a CDS encoding exodeoxyribonuclease VII small subunit, which yields MNDASQPPTDPSSAGDAYLAELSYEEARAQLIGVVTQLESGGVPLDESLALWERGERLAKVCQRWLDGAQAKIDAARAETG from the coding sequence ATGAACGACGCCTCGCAACCGCCAACCGATCCATCATCAGCGGGCGACGCCTACCTCGCCGAGCTGAGCTACGAGGAGGCCCGCGCTCAACTGATCGGGGTGGTCACGCAACTGGAGTCCGGCGGAGTGCCACTGGATGAATCGCTCGCCCTGTGGGAGCGTGGCGAACGTTTGGCCAAGGTCTGTCAGCGCTGGTTGGACGGCGCCCAGGCCAAGATCGACGCCGCCCGGGCTGAGACAGGCTGA
- a CDS encoding 4-hydroxy-3-methylbut-2-enyl diphosphate reductase has protein sequence MADKRVVVAAPRGYCAGVDRAVITVEKALEAYGAPVYVRKQIVHNRHVVETLQQRGAIFVEELDEVPEGATVVFSAHGVSPAVHAEAADRHLKTIDATCPLVTKVHHEAKRFAREDMEILLIGHAGHEEVEGTAGEAPEHITLVESPEQVADVQVKDPSKVAWLSQTTLSVDETLATVNRLRERFPLLINPPSDDICYATQNRQLAVKQIAGHSDLVIVVGSANSSNSVRLVEVALEAGAKAAHRVDFASEIDDAWLDGVSSVGVTSGASVPDELVQGVLNHLESRGFPPAAEERLTEESLVFALPPELRRDLRKNAIKD, from the coding sequence ATGGCTGACAAGCGTGTGGTGGTGGCTGCTCCCCGGGGATACTGCGCCGGGGTGGACCGTGCCGTCATCACGGTCGAGAAGGCCCTGGAGGCGTACGGCGCACCGGTCTACGTACGCAAGCAGATCGTGCACAACCGGCATGTCGTGGAGACCCTCCAACAGCGCGGTGCGATCTTCGTCGAGGAACTGGACGAGGTGCCCGAGGGCGCGACGGTGGTGTTCTCGGCCCATGGCGTGTCGCCGGCTGTGCACGCTGAGGCCGCTGATCGGCATCTCAAGACGATCGACGCCACGTGCCCGCTGGTCACCAAGGTGCACCACGAGGCGAAGCGGTTCGCTCGGGAGGACATGGAGATCCTGCTCATCGGCCACGCCGGCCATGAGGAGGTCGAAGGCACCGCTGGTGAGGCGCCTGAGCACATCACGCTGGTCGAGTCGCCCGAGCAGGTTGCCGATGTCCAGGTGAAGGATCCGAGCAAGGTCGCCTGGCTCAGCCAGACCACGCTCAGTGTGGACGAGACACTCGCCACGGTGAATCGGCTGCGCGAGCGGTTCCCGCTGCTGATCAATCCGCCGAGCGATGACATCTGTTATGCCACTCAGAATCGACAGCTTGCGGTCAAGCAGATCGCCGGTCATTCCGATCTGGTGATCGTGGTGGGTTCGGCGAACTCCTCCAACTCGGTACGCCTGGTCGAGGTCGCGTTGGAGGCCGGCGCCAAGGCGGCACACCGAGTCGACTTCGCTTCCGAGATCGACGACGCCTGGCTCGACGGGGTGAGTTCGGTGGGTGTGACCAGCGGTGCCTCAGTGCCCGACGAGTTGGTGCAAGGCGTGCTGAATCACCTGGAGTCCCGTGGATTCCCGCCTGCTGCTGAGGAGCGGCTGACCGAGGAGAGTCTGGTCTTCGCGCTGCCGCCGGAGTTGCGGCGAGACCTGCGGAAGAACGCGATCAAAGACTGA
- the vapB gene encoding type II toxin-antitoxin system VapB family antitoxin, whose product MVDIVISSWLEVAVMTNVLIRGLSDSTVERIDAEASALGLSRNEFLRRKLEGDSPRSGETTTDENWRRAGEIFADLADPAVMADAWR is encoded by the coding sequence ATGGTCGATATCGTGATATCATCCTGGCTGGAGGTGGCCGTCATGACGAACGTGCTCATACGAGGGCTCAGTGACTCAACCGTGGAACGGATCGATGCGGAGGCGTCAGCATTGGGGCTGTCCCGCAACGAGTTCCTTCGCCGGAAGCTTGAGGGGGACAGTCCTCGGTCAGGCGAGACGACGACTGATGAGAACTGGCGGCGTGCCGGTGAGATCTTTGCCGATCTTGCGGATCCAGCCGTGATGGCTGACGCGTGGCGGTGA
- the xseA gene encoding exodeoxyribonuclease VII large subunit, with amino-acid sequence MPLESSQENPQPLRVVTAAVRGWVERLGTVWVEGQVIQINRRAGARTVFLTLRDKLANVSVSVTLSPATLEAASAPLAEGATVVARLKPSYYEQSGRLSFYCDAISPVGEGQLLARLEQTKRLLQAEGLFERHHKKPLPFLPRAVGLITGSGSAAERDVVENARRRWPAVRVVPRYALTQGREAAEQIMLALGVLDRDREIEVIIIARGGGSLEDLLPFSDEGLVRAVFACRTPVVSAIGHETDMPILDLVADLRASTPTDAAKRVVPDVAEELARVQQARDRMRRCVTALVQRERDWLDHIRARPMLADPGASFALRSTELVELRARSERALQGRLRHERSGIEHALARVRAMSPKATLERGYAIVVDADGHAVDSAGEVEPGQSLLAYLHDGQLSLSVEDVTVREEGALP; translated from the coding sequence GTGCCGTTAGAATCGTCGCAGGAGAACCCGCAACCGCTGCGGGTGGTGACGGCCGCCGTACGCGGCTGGGTCGAGCGGCTGGGGACCGTCTGGGTCGAGGGCCAGGTGATCCAGATCAATCGGCGGGCAGGTGCCAGGACCGTGTTCCTCACACTCCGCGACAAGCTGGCCAACGTCTCGGTGTCGGTGACCCTCTCCCCCGCCACGTTGGAGGCCGCATCCGCCCCACTCGCGGAGGGGGCGACCGTGGTGGCACGGCTGAAACCCTCCTACTACGAGCAGAGCGGGCGACTCTCCTTCTACTGCGACGCAATCTCGCCCGTCGGCGAAGGTCAGCTGCTGGCCAGACTGGAGCAGACCAAGCGTCTGCTCCAGGCGGAGGGTCTGTTCGAACGACACCACAAGAAGCCGCTGCCCTTCCTGCCTCGCGCGGTCGGGCTGATCACCGGTTCCGGCAGTGCCGCCGAACGTGATGTGGTGGAGAACGCGCGGCGGCGGTGGCCGGCGGTGCGGGTGGTCCCCCGGTATGCACTGACCCAGGGCCGCGAGGCCGCCGAGCAGATCATGCTCGCGCTAGGAGTGCTGGACCGCGACCGGGAGATCGAGGTGATCATCATCGCTCGCGGTGGCGGCTCACTGGAGGACCTGCTGCCGTTCTCCGACGAAGGCCTGGTCCGGGCCGTGTTCGCCTGCCGTACGCCGGTGGTCAGCGCGATCGGACACGAGACCGACATGCCGATCCTGGACCTGGTCGCCGATCTGCGAGCCTCCACACCCACCGACGCCGCCAAACGGGTCGTGCCCGATGTCGCCGAGGAACTGGCCCGAGTTCAGCAGGCTCGCGATCGGATGCGTCGCTGCGTGACAGCGCTGGTCCAACGCGAACGCGACTGGCTGGACCACATCCGGGCCCGTCCGATGTTGGCCGACCCCGGCGCCAGCTTCGCCCTTCGGTCGACCGAACTGGTGGAGCTACGTGCCCGATCCGAGCGGGCGCTGCAAGGCCGGCTTCGTCACGAACGGTCTGGCATCGAGCATGCGCTCGCCAGGGTACGTGCGATGTCACCCAAGGCCACGCTCGAGCGCGGGTACGCCATCGTCGTCGACGCCGACGGACATGCGGTCGACTCGGCCGGCGAGGTGGAGCCTGGCCAGTCGCTGCTGGCATACCTGCATGACGGGCAGCTGAGCCTCAGCGTCGAGGATGTCACCGTTCGAGAAGAAGGAGCCCTCCCATGA
- a CDS encoding phage holin family protein produces the protein MIRFLLNVAISIVSAAVALLVAAAVVDGVQMQPAGFVIAVLVFTAAQALLAPFVFNMARKYASAVLGGIGLVSTFLALFVATLFPNGLHINGVTAWIVTPLVVWLITALGTWILGIFIIKRWWEKRQAA, from the coding sequence ATGATCAGGTTCTTGCTCAATGTCGCCATCAGCATCGTGTCGGCCGCGGTCGCACTGCTCGTCGCGGCTGCTGTCGTCGACGGCGTCCAGATGCAGCCCGCCGGCTTCGTGATCGCGGTCCTCGTCTTCACCGCAGCGCAGGCGCTGCTGGCACCCTTCGTGTTCAATATGGCGCGCAAGTACGCTTCCGCGGTGCTCGGCGGCATCGGCTTGGTCTCCACCTTCCTCGCGCTGTTCGTCGCGACCCTGTTCCCCAACGGTCTGCACATCAATGGAGTGACGGCCTGGATCGTCACCCCGTTGGTCGTCTGGCTCATCACGGCGCTCGGGACCTGGATCCTCGGCATCTTCATCATCAAGCGCTGGTGGGAGAAGCGGCAGGCGGCCTGA
- a CDS encoding PIN domain nuclease — MAVTSWLLDKSAFVGLQLDQVVDAEVWKTRIDRGLVRISPITRLELGYSARTGVDGREGFRRPPVSLMPVERITPAIEDRAEEVQMLLADRGQHRAPSIPDLLIAATAEKAGLTVLAVDKDFDLIAEVTGQPVETLALR, encoded by the coding sequence GTGGCGGTGACGAGTTGGCTGCTCGACAAGTCGGCGTTCGTGGGGCTCCAGCTCGACCAGGTCGTCGACGCCGAGGTGTGGAAGACCAGGATTGATCGCGGTCTGGTGCGGATCTCGCCGATCACTCGTTTGGAGCTCGGGTACTCGGCACGGACGGGGGTTGACGGGCGAGAGGGGTTCCGCCGGCCACCGGTCTCGCTGATGCCGGTGGAGCGGATCACGCCTGCGATTGAAGACAGGGCTGAGGAGGTGCAGATGCTTCTTGCGGACCGAGGCCAGCATCGCGCGCCGTCAATCCCAGACCTGCTGATCGCCGCCACGGCTGAGAAGGCGGGCCTCACGGTGCTGGCCGTGGATAAGGACTTTGACCTGATCGCTGAGGTCACGGGGCAGCCGGTGGAGACGCTCGCACTGCGCTGA
- a CDS encoding DUF7507 domain-containing protein, protein MQAPQSEAEAAEPEGVGARVQAQAEGPTEAGISLTKTASPSRVSKVGQVITYRFVATNTGALDLTNVAISDELEGLSELSCDQSGAATLAPEQALRCSATLTVTQEVLDFGDIDNFATVFGEYDIEGQGDYVGANAAAHVSVVQQSSIGLKATVAPSGKADRGDRLRYAATATNTGNVTLTSARITSNLQALDLTCQPAARTTLAPGASMSCSGVYRVSRADASRGRVSATLTARAEQPYGDPGDSSDDVTNSRTLRVAVTKPASSSHENSDAASSGASGSDLADSGSPQGSLLVGLFGAVLTAFGIGLIRRGRRR, encoded by the coding sequence GTGCAGGCGCCACAGTCCGAAGCCGAAGCCGCCGAACCTGAGGGAGTCGGTGCGCGGGTGCAGGCGCAAGCCGAGGGACCGACTGAGGCAGGCATCTCGCTGACGAAGACGGCCTCGCCCAGCCGGGTGTCGAAGGTCGGCCAGGTGATCACCTATCGATTTGTCGCCACCAATACCGGCGCTCTCGACCTGACCAATGTCGCAATCAGCGATGAGCTCGAAGGACTGAGCGAGCTGAGTTGCGACCAATCCGGAGCAGCCACGCTGGCGCCGGAGCAGGCGTTGCGCTGCTCGGCGACCCTGACCGTGACGCAGGAAGTCCTCGACTTCGGGGACATCGACAACTTCGCCACGGTGTTCGGCGAGTACGACATCGAAGGGCAAGGCGACTATGTCGGCGCCAACGCGGCCGCGCACGTCTCCGTCGTCCAACAGTCTTCGATCGGACTAAAGGCAACAGTCGCGCCGAGCGGCAAGGCAGACCGCGGTGATCGGCTCCGCTATGCAGCGACGGCGACCAACACGGGAAACGTCACTTTGACGAGTGCCCGGATCACCAGCAACCTCCAGGCTCTCGATCTGACCTGCCAGCCCGCTGCCCGAACCACGCTGGCACCGGGCGCAAGCATGAGTTGCTCTGGCGTTTATCGGGTCAGCCGGGCTGACGCCAGCCGTGGCCGGGTCAGTGCGACGCTGACCGCCCGCGCTGAGCAGCCATATGGCGACCCCGGCGACAGCAGCGACGACGTCACCAACTCACGCACACTCCGCGTTGCGGTCACGAAGCCGGCCAGCAGTAGCCACGAGAACTCCGACGCTGCCAGCTCTGGGGCGTCCGGCAGCGACCTTGCCGATTCTGGCAGCCCTCAAGGCTCGCTGCTGGTCGGTTTGTTCGGCGCGGTCCTGACCGCCTTCGGAATCGGGCTGATCCGACGCGGTCGGCGCCGCTGA